Sequence from the Candidatus Bathyarchaeota archaeon genome:
TCAGGGCTGAAGATATCAGGCTGGCTTCGAAAAGGTTCATCCAAACCTGAACGGATAAAGTAAATAGTCTATTATATGGCTTGGGTCAGCGAAGACTTTTAGGATCTTATGAAGATATTCGTGAAGAATGCCTGTGGATTGTGTGCTCCGGTAGTATAGCCCGGTTAATGATAGCCGAGAGTATGACGGCCTCTCGAGCCGCCGACGCGGGTTCAAAAGCAGCTATTGCTGCTGAAAATCCCGCCCGGAGCACCAAACTATAGACGTAAATTTCTCTCTTACCACCATTTTAAGTTAGTCTCAACCAGATTTGTGGCCACATAAAGCTCTTATATTTGCTTGACTGGTTAACCGAAATGTGGAGAGGGATAGGCATTGTCAACTAGGAAGGAACCCATATCGCTAGTCGTCGCCCAATCTGCAATGTGCGCCGTTCTATATGCGATGGGGGCATATTTGACGTCATATATATCATCACCGTGGGGCTTCGGACAATTCAGACCTGCTGTGGTAATCCCAGCAGTCTTCTCAACCCTCTTCGGGCCAGTAGTAGGCGGGGTAGGAGCGGCTATTGGAACGTTGATTGCAGATTCAGTGAAGCATGGACAGATATATATTAGAAGTCTAGTTTCAGCCGTTCCTGGAAACTTCATCGGCTTCTATATTTTTGGGATGCTCGTTAAGAGGTTCAGTTGGAGAAACTTTATAAAAGCAACCCAAGTAAGCCTCCTGATAGGAAACTTCATAGTCGCCTTCCTCTACGTCTATTTCAGAGCATTCGTCGAGGCCTCGCTTCCTGTGGCTCTCAGGGATGTTTGGATATACGTCTCGCTGGGTTTGGTAGCTTGGTGGTATGTAACCATGCTTCCTTTCGTCCTGCTTCTTGGACCTCCCCTGATAAGGGCTGCTTACTCTGCTTTCCCAACATTCTTCTCGGAGAGGTTGAGTTCAGTACCTATCCAGGAGGTTGGCGGAAGGTTCTCTGTTGCAATGTTGCTTCCAGGCATAATAATGGCGTCGATTGGGGTCGGAATGATTTTGACTGATCCTAACTGGCTCATCAGACTCAAAGTTGTATCGGACCAAGTTATGCTCATGGGCATGGGTATAATGTTCCTAGTCGGCGGCTCGATCCTAATACTCATAGGTTTGATACTAGCGCCGGGAAGGGCTGCACTCAGACTGAGGCAGATTTAAAGGATACGAGTCTATTGGGAATTCGACAGATTAGAAGTGTATACACCAAGGCTTAACCGATAAAGTAATTCGATTAAACTTACATTCCACAAATATTAGGGGAGAACGTTCTTTAAGTTTTTAACGATCTCCCTTCCGAGCTTAGTCAGAACATATGGGCTCTCCTGAGATATCACCCCAGACCTGACTAACTCACCAAGATTATAGTCGAGAATACCATCGCTTCCGGAGAGTGAGAGGTTGATCAGCTCATCCCTAGAGACACCTCTCCCAACCTTATCCAGATGCAAGACTACTCTGATGCTGACATCCGAGGAGGCTACTCTACAGAAGGCTGGGAGATAATTGTCCTCCCCTTTCTCCTTAACCTCCCCCCGACTCATATTCAACTCCTCGCCGAGCTCTGGACGCTTAAGAATAGGTTCGGAGAGACTTATCAAAGTTGCCCACCCACCAGAGTAGCTTCAATAAATAAAAAT
This genomic interval carries:
- a CDS encoding ECF transporter S component, coding for MSTRKEPISLVVAQSAMCAVLYAMGAYLTSYISSPWGFGQFRPAVVIPAVFSTLFGPVVGGVGAAIGTLIADSVKHGQIYIRSLVSAVPGNFIGFYIFGMLVKRFSWRNFIKATQVSLLIGNFIVAFLYVYFRAFVEASLPVALRDVWIYVSLGLVAWWYVTMLPFVLLLGPPLIRAAYSAFPTFFSERLSSVPIQEVGGRFSVAMLLPGIIMASIGVGMILTDPNWLIRLKVVSDQVMLMGMGIMFLVGGSILILIGLILAPGRAALRLRQI